In Arthrobacter sp. SLBN-83, one DNA window encodes the following:
- a CDS encoding APC family permease — MSEPQQLQRRLGTFDATAIGLGSMLGAGVFVVFAPAAALAGNLLVLAVVVAGVVAYCNAVASAALAAKYPTSGGTYVYGRKQLGEWPGFLAGWGFVTGKTASCAAMALTFGSYVAPAFAVPVAIAAVVVLTGVNLLGITRTALLTRILLCMVLATLVFVAVAAVLGPHPATETAGAPSAGAGGVLPAAGLMFFAFAGYARIATLGEEVRNPARAIPRAILAALAAAFIIYLVLALLLPAHLGDRLAATRTPLLDAVLDSGLAAGAPLVQAGAAAACLGSLLALITGVGRTTLAMARERDLPGPLAKVGGTHTVPFVAELAVAAVVILLLLTTDVMTVVGFSSFGVLMYYAIANASAYTLAAHPGYAPRWLNAVGFLGCVVLAFTLPAASALTMAAVLAAGVAGRWLVLRFRQRQPLQ, encoded by the coding sequence ATGAGCGAACCGCAGCAGCTGCAACGACGGCTCGGAACCTTTGATGCCACCGCCATTGGACTGGGTTCCATGCTGGGTGCGGGCGTCTTTGTGGTGTTCGCCCCCGCCGCCGCCCTGGCCGGTAACCTGCTGGTCCTGGCCGTGGTGGTTGCCGGCGTCGTGGCCTACTGCAATGCCGTGGCTTCCGCAGCCCTCGCCGCTAAATACCCCACCAGCGGCGGAACATATGTTTATGGCCGGAAACAACTGGGCGAATGGCCGGGCTTCCTGGCCGGCTGGGGTTTCGTGACGGGCAAGACGGCGTCCTGCGCGGCCATGGCGCTGACCTTCGGCAGCTACGTGGCTCCGGCTTTCGCTGTTCCGGTGGCCATCGCCGCCGTCGTGGTGCTGACCGGCGTCAACCTGCTGGGCATTACCAGGACCGCCCTGCTGACCCGGATCCTGCTGTGCATGGTCCTGGCAACACTGGTTTTCGTTGCCGTCGCAGCAGTGCTGGGGCCGCACCCGGCGACGGAAACGGCAGGGGCTCCGTCGGCCGGTGCAGGCGGTGTCCTGCCCGCCGCCGGACTGATGTTCTTCGCCTTCGCCGGCTATGCCAGGATCGCCACCTTGGGCGAAGAAGTCAGGAACCCTGCCCGGGCCATACCACGGGCCATCCTCGCAGCCCTGGCAGCAGCGTTCATAATCTATCTGGTGCTGGCCCTGCTCCTGCCCGCCCACCTCGGCGACCGGCTTGCCGCCACCCGGACGCCCCTGCTGGACGCGGTGCTGGACTCCGGCCTGGCCGCGGGCGCGCCGCTGGTGCAGGCCGGAGCGGCCGCCGCATGCCTGGGCTCCCTTCTCGCACTGATCACCGGGGTGGGCAGGACAACGCTGGCCATGGCGAGGGAACGGGACCTTCCCGGACCATTGGCAAAGGTGGGCGGCACCCACACCGTTCCCTTCGTCGCGGAACTGGCCGTGGCCGCCGTCGTCATCCTGCTCCTGCTGACCACCGACGTGATGACCGTGGTGGGCTTTTCAAGCTTCGGCGTGCTGATGTACTACGCGATTGCGAATGCGTCCGCCTACACGCTCGCGGCGCACCCCGGCTACGCTCCGCGTTGGCTCAACGCTGTTGGATTCCTGGGGTGCGTGGTACTTGCCTTCACCCTGCCGGCCGCATCCGCCCTGACCATGGCGGCGGTCCTCGCGGCGGGGGTGGCCGGGCGCTGGCTGGTGCTGCGCTTCCGGCAGCGCCAGCCCCTGCAGTAG
- the aspS gene encoding aspartate--tRNA ligase — protein sequence MLRTHDLGSLRSEHIGQTVTLAGWVARRRDHGGVAFVDLRDASGVAQVVVREEEVFHGLRNEYVLQVTGTVSRRPEGNENPVLATGEIEVIAEDVTILNTSDPLPFQIDEHVEVGEEARLKHRYLDLRRPGPSRNLRLRSEANRVARELLHQEGYVEIETPTLTRSTPEGARDFLVPARLAPGSWYALPQSPQLFKQLLQVGGFEKYYQIARCYRDEDFRADRQPEFTQLDIEASFVDQDDIIRLGENIVKAVWQLIGVDIPTPIQRITYADAMARFGSDKPDLRFGQELTELTEFFKDTNFGVFKAPYVGAVVMPGGASQARRTLDAWQEWAKQRGAKGLAYVLYKEDGELAGPVAKNLTDIERAGLADAVGAKPGDCIFFAAGAKTPSRALLGAARVEIGHRTGLIDPTDWAFCWVVDAPMFEPAAAAVASGDVAVGGGHWTAVHHAFTSPKPEFLDTFDKDPESALSYAYDIVCNGNEIGGGSIRIHQREVQERVFELMGLDKEDAQTKFGFLLEGFKYGAPPHGGIAFGWDRVVSLLAGVESIRDVIAFPKSGGGHDPLTEAPAPITPQQRKEAGVDFKPEAKKPEEKKKPEDKQ from the coding sequence GTGCTGCGCACACATGACCTCGGATCCCTTCGCTCCGAGCACATTGGACAGACCGTAACCCTGGCCGGCTGGGTGGCCCGCCGTCGTGATCACGGTGGTGTGGCATTCGTGGACCTGCGCGACGCTTCCGGCGTGGCGCAGGTGGTGGTCCGCGAGGAAGAAGTGTTCCATGGGCTGCGCAACGAGTACGTCCTGCAGGTCACGGGCACGGTGTCCCGGCGTCCGGAGGGCAACGAAAATCCTGTGCTGGCTACCGGCGAGATCGAGGTCATCGCCGAGGACGTCACCATCCTCAACACCTCCGACCCGCTGCCGTTCCAGATCGACGAGCATGTGGAGGTCGGCGAGGAGGCACGCCTCAAGCACCGCTACCTGGACCTGCGCCGTCCCGGCCCCAGCCGCAACCTGCGCCTGCGCTCCGAGGCAAACCGGGTGGCGCGCGAGCTGCTCCACCAGGAGGGCTACGTTGAGATCGAGACGCCCACGCTGACGCGCTCCACGCCGGAAGGCGCCCGTGACTTCCTGGTTCCGGCACGCCTGGCCCCGGGTTCCTGGTACGCCCTGCCGCAATCACCGCAGCTTTTCAAGCAACTGCTGCAGGTGGGCGGTTTCGAGAAGTACTACCAGATTGCCCGTTGCTACCGGGACGAAGACTTCCGGGCGGACCGGCAGCCGGAATTCACGCAGCTGGACATCGAGGCCAGCTTCGTAGACCAGGACGACATCATCCGGCTGGGCGAAAACATCGTCAAGGCGGTATGGCAGCTCATCGGAGTCGACATTCCCACGCCCATCCAGCGGATTACGTACGCCGACGCCATGGCCCGGTTCGGCTCGGACAAGCCTGACCTTCGCTTCGGCCAGGAGCTCACCGAGCTGACGGAGTTCTTCAAGGACACCAACTTTGGTGTGTTCAAGGCGCCATACGTAGGCGCCGTGGTGATGCCGGGCGGAGCCTCACAGGCGCGCCGCACCCTGGACGCCTGGCAGGAATGGGCCAAGCAGCGGGGCGCCAAGGGCCTGGCGTACGTGCTGTACAAGGAAGACGGCGAACTCGCCGGTCCCGTGGCCAAGAACCTCACCGACATCGAGCGCGCCGGCCTGGCCGACGCGGTTGGCGCCAAGCCGGGCGACTGCATCTTCTTCGCTGCAGGCGCGAAGACCCCGTCGCGTGCCCTGCTGGGTGCTGCCCGCGTGGAGATCGGCCACCGCACCGGCTTGATCGATCCCACCGACTGGGCGTTCTGCTGGGTGGTTGACGCTCCCATGTTCGAGCCTGCAGCCGCCGCGGTCGCCTCCGGTGATGTCGCCGTCGGTGGAGGGCATTGGACGGCCGTCCACCACGCCTTCACCTCGCCCAAGCCGGAATTCCTGGACACCTTCGACAAGGACCCCGAGTCGGCGCTGTCCTACGCCTACGACATTGTCTGCAACGGCAACGAAATCGGCGGCGGCTCCATCCGTATCCACCAGCGTGAAGTGCAGGAGCGCGTCTTTGAGCTGATGGGCCTGGACAAGGAGGACGCGCAGACCAAGTTCGGCTTCCTGCTCGAAGGCTTCAAGTATGGCGCACCTCCGCACGGCGGCATCGCGTTCGGCTGGGACCGCGTTGTCTCGCTGCTGGCTGGCGTGGAGTCGATCCGCGACGTCATCGCCTTCCCCAAATCCGGCGGCGGCCACGATCCCCTCACCGAGGCTCCGGCCCCCATCACGCCGCAGCAGCGCAAGGAAGCAGGCGTTGACTTCAAGCCGGAGGCCAAAAAGCCCGAAGAGAAGAAGAAGCCCGAAGACAAGCAGTAG
- a CDS encoding GNAT family N-acetyltransferase, with translation MDIPKPAPLEVESAMLESAMDAAWPALERHTAGGWVLRAAAGVTQRANSIWPRGAARHSAEDLPALLRQARTWYRNRRLPVIFQLFDGPAATELHGLLDAEGFTRQSGTLVMTRSAATQEPASAATRATPAVELSPDPSEDWLQVWWQVDGRGGEDARAVARKILEGCPSVYALVRDHEGRPAAVGRLAVPAGSNQGGLYCMATLPEARRRGFASAILESLLQAGNHRGVTGFWLLVTAANHGAQELYSNAGFQEAGRYLYRQERPRRAPTGC, from the coding sequence ATGGATATCCCTAAGCCGGCACCCCTGGAGGTTGAATCCGCCATGCTCGAGTCCGCCATGGACGCCGCGTGGCCGGCCTTGGAACGGCACACTGCCGGTGGCTGGGTCCTCCGGGCAGCCGCCGGCGTAACCCAGCGGGCCAACTCGATCTGGCCGAGGGGTGCCGCCCGCCACTCGGCTGAAGATCTTCCCGCGCTGCTCCGCCAGGCCCGGACCTGGTACCGCAACCGCCGGTTGCCGGTCATCTTCCAGCTGTTTGACGGCCCCGCTGCGACGGAACTGCACGGACTTCTTGACGCGGAAGGCTTTACCCGACAGTCCGGGACCCTGGTCATGACCCGCAGCGCCGCCACGCAGGAGCCCGCCTCTGCGGCCACGCGGGCCACCCCGGCTGTGGAACTCTCACCGGATCCATCGGAGGATTGGCTACAGGTCTGGTGGCAGGTGGACGGCCGCGGTGGAGAGGACGCCAGGGCCGTCGCCCGGAAGATCCTTGAAGGCTGCCCCTCCGTCTACGCCCTGGTGAGGGACCACGAGGGGCGGCCCGCCGCCGTCGGACGCCTTGCGGTTCCCGCAGGCAGCAACCAGGGCGGCCTTTACTGCATGGCTACCCTGCCGGAAGCGCGCCGTCGCGGTTTTGCCTCAGCGATCCTCGAGTCGCTGCTGCAGGCCGGCAACCATCGGGGCGTGACAGGCTTCTGGCTGCTGGTGACCGCAGCGAACCACGGCGCGCAGGAGTTGTACTCCAACGCCGGGTTCCAGGAAGCCGGCCGCTACCTCTACCGGCAGGAACGCCCCCGCCGGGCACCCACCGGCTGCTGA
- a CDS encoding acVLRF1 family peptidyl-tRNA hydrolase: protein MPAPASAGGPPSVRTAFVSGARLAGWVERFGASHRGYRLQDDDDGLRLVAADGAEALLQAPWPADGRPGRGDGPLERLAALASQPRTLGLLLVRRGGYGVGVAREGLLLAAKAGTRYVQSRTAAGGQSQQRFARRRSNQADVLVAAVAEQAGMVFAGQAFEYLVPGGDRTLADLVLEEPALRNYALLPRLAYLDVHEPRAAVLKKAAADACSVRITVTDPAGSRTWP from the coding sequence ATGCCTGCCCCTGCTTCTGCCGGCGGTCCACCCTCCGTCCGGACCGCCTTCGTGTCAGGCGCCCGGCTGGCGGGCTGGGTTGAACGGTTCGGGGCCTCGCACCGCGGGTACCGGCTGCAGGATGACGACGACGGCCTCCGCCTTGTGGCGGCCGACGGCGCCGAAGCCCTCCTGCAGGCGCCGTGGCCGGCAGACGGACGGCCCGGACGCGGCGACGGCCCCTTGGAGCGGCTGGCTGCCCTTGCCTCCCAGCCCCGCACGCTGGGACTGTTGCTGGTCCGGCGGGGCGGTTACGGCGTCGGTGTGGCACGTGAGGGCCTGCTGCTCGCCGCCAAGGCGGGGACCCGGTACGTCCAGTCGCGCACCGCCGCGGGCGGCCAGTCCCAGCAGCGCTTCGCCCGCCGGCGTTCCAACCAGGCGGATGTCCTGGTCGCTGCCGTGGCCGAGCAGGCAGGAATGGTGTTCGCGGGCCAGGCCTTCGAATACCTGGTCCCGGGCGGCGACAGGACGCTGGCTGACTTGGTCCTCGAAGAACCGGCCCTCCGGAACTATGCGCTGCTCCCCCGCCTGGCATACCTCGACGTGCACGAACCCCGGGCAGCCGTGTTGAAGAAGGCCGCAGCCGACGCCTGCTCGGTGCGGATCACGGTAACGGATCCGGCCGGGTCGCGGACTTGGCCATGA
- a CDS encoding replication-associated recombination protein A, which produces MDDLFGNGPDNDDEDGPVAGAGAGSRGNSARGQGSPRSPLAVRMRPRTLDEVVGQQHLLGQGSPLRQLAAGAGADAAGPAGPSSLILWGPPGTGKTTLAHVIARGPGRKFVELSAITAGVKDVRRVMDDALTARDLYKTTTVLFLDEIHRFNKAQQDALLPGVENRWVVLVAATTENPSFSVVSPLLSRSLLLTLKPLTDADIEGLLVRAVEDPRGLGGKVRLSDEALEHLVRLSGGDARRALTALEAAAGVAFGDADDVGRSVGEEGAPGEPVTEAPVTGEPVVVELRHTERALDAAAVRYDRAGDQHYDVASAFIKSIRGSDVDAALHYLARMLEAGEDPRFVARRIVISAAEDVGMADPTALQTAVAAAQAVQLIGMPEGRIILAEAVVHLATAPKSNAAYMGINKAIADVRAGLGVGIPAHLRDAHYPGSKQLGHGVGYKYAHDAPHGVATQQYPPDDLVGRDYYQPTGNGAERDIAQRLERLRKIVRGK; this is translated from the coding sequence GTGGATGATCTCTTCGGCAACGGGCCGGATAATGACGACGAGGACGGTCCCGTCGCCGGGGCAGGCGCCGGTTCCCGGGGCAACAGCGCACGGGGCCAGGGTTCGCCCCGGAGCCCCCTTGCCGTACGTATGCGGCCGCGCACCCTTGACGAGGTCGTGGGCCAGCAGCACCTGCTCGGCCAGGGTTCACCGCTGCGCCAGCTGGCAGCCGGGGCAGGCGCTGACGCAGCCGGCCCTGCCGGGCCCAGTTCGCTTATTTTGTGGGGTCCGCCTGGCACCGGCAAGACCACGCTGGCGCACGTCATCGCCCGCGGTCCCGGCCGCAAGTTCGTGGAACTGTCCGCCATCACAGCAGGCGTCAAGGATGTCCGCCGGGTGATGGACGACGCCCTGACCGCCCGGGATCTGTACAAAACCACGACGGTGCTGTTCCTGGACGAGATCCACCGTTTCAACAAAGCCCAGCAGGACGCCCTGTTGCCCGGGGTCGAAAACCGCTGGGTGGTCCTGGTGGCCGCCACCACGGAAAACCCTTCCTTCTCCGTGGTCTCGCCGCTGCTCTCCCGCTCGTTGCTCCTGACGCTCAAACCCCTGACCGACGCTGACATTGAAGGCCTGCTGGTGCGGGCCGTGGAGGATCCGCGGGGGCTGGGCGGCAAGGTCCGGCTCAGCGACGAAGCGCTGGAGCACCTGGTCCGGCTCTCGGGCGGAGATGCCCGCAGGGCCCTTACGGCTTTGGAGGCCGCGGCGGGCGTCGCTTTCGGTGACGCGGACGACGTCGGGCGTTCCGTGGGGGAGGAAGGCGCACCGGGTGAGCCGGTCACCGAAGCCCCGGTCACCGGGGAACCGGTCGTTGTGGAGCTGCGGCACACCGAGCGCGCCCTGGACGCAGCTGCCGTCCGTTACGACCGCGCCGGCGACCAGCACTACGACGTGGCCAGCGCCTTCATCAAGTCCATCAGGGGCTCGGACGTCGATGCTGCCCTGCATTACCTGGCCCGGATGCTCGAGGCGGGGGAGGACCCCCGGTTCGTTGCCCGCCGCATCGTCATCTCGGCGGCGGAGGACGTGGGCATGGCCGACCCCACTGCGTTGCAGACCGCCGTGGCGGCGGCCCAGGCGGTTCAGTTGATCGGCATGCCGGAAGGCCGGATCATCCTGGCCGAAGCCGTGGTCCACCTGGCCACCGCGCCAAAGTCGAACGCAGCCTACATGGGCATCAACAAAGCGATCGCCGATGTCAGGGCAGGCCTCGGCGTCGGCATTCCCGCCCACCTGCGCGACGCGCACTATCCGGGCTCCAAGCAGCTGGGCCATGGCGTGGGCTACAAGTACGCCCACGACGCCCCGCACGGCGTGGCAACCCAGCAGTACCCGCCGGATGACCTGGTAGGCCGCGACTACTACCAACCCACGGGCAACGGTGCTGAACGGGACATCGCCCAACGGCTGGAGCGCCTGCGGAAGATTGTCCGGGGCAAGTAA
- the rpsD gene encoding 30S ribosomal protein S4, protein MANNTRARRQARLSRSLGIALTPKAAKYMERRPYGPGEHGRARKKQDSDYAVRLREKQRLRAQYGIREAQMTRAFEEARRTKGLTGENLIELLEMRLDALVLRAGFARTIAQARQLVVHRHIMVDGVRVDRPSFRVGEGQLVHVHSRSETMVPLQVAAAGAHRDVLPAVPAYLDVKLEALQARLVRRPKRSEIPVTCEEQLVVEFYAR, encoded by the coding sequence GTGGCTAACAACACTCGTGCTCGCCGTCAGGCCCGCCTCTCGCGGTCCCTCGGCATCGCTCTGACCCCCAAGGCCGCCAAGTACATGGAGCGCCGCCCGTACGGCCCCGGTGAGCATGGCCGTGCCCGCAAGAAGCAGGACTCCGACTACGCCGTTCGCCTGCGCGAAAAGCAGCGTCTGCGCGCCCAGTACGGCATCCGCGAAGCACAGATGACCCGTGCCTTCGAAGAGGCCCGCCGCACCAAGGGCCTGACCGGTGAAAACCTCATCGAACTGCTCGAAATGCGCCTTGACGCCCTGGTCCTGCGTGCCGGCTTCGCCCGCACCATCGCCCAGGCCCGCCAGCTGGTTGTGCACCGCCACATCATGGTTGACGGCGTCCGCGTTGACCGCCCGTCGTTCCGGGTCGGCGAGGGCCAGCTGGTCCACGTCCACAGCCGCAGCGAAACCATGGTTCCGCTCCAGGTTGCCGCAGCCGGCGCCCACCGCGACGTCCTGCCTGCCGTTCCGGCCTACCTGGACGTCAAGCTGGAGGCCCTGCAGGCACGCCTGGTGCGCCGCCCCAAGCGCTCCGAGATTCCGGTGACCTGCGAAGAGCAGCTCGTCGTCGAATTCTACGCACGCTAA
- a CDS encoding DUF948 domain-containing protein, whose protein sequence is MSGGDIAGLIAAGVFALLVLLLAVPILKLGKVFDEMRTTIRSLSDGATPLMDEVTATVSTTNQQLKKVDGISSNVSDASANISALSSLVAATVGSPLIKVAAFSYGVRSAFANRRKPAAGRRSR, encoded by the coding sequence ATGTCTGGTGGCGATATTGCCGGCCTGATCGCTGCCGGGGTGTTCGCGCTCCTGGTCCTGTTGCTTGCGGTCCCCATCCTGAAGCTGGGGAAGGTCTTTGACGAGATGCGGACCACCATCCGGTCCCTCAGCGACGGCGCCACGCCCCTGATGGATGAGGTCACCGCCACCGTGTCCACCACCAACCAGCAGTTGAAGAAGGTGGACGGCATCTCGTCCAACGTTTCGGACGCGTCCGCCAACATCTCCGCCCTGTCCTCGCTGGTTGCCGCCACCGTGGGTTCCCCGTTGATCAAGGTTGCGGCATTCAGCTACGGCGTGCGCAGTGCCTTCGCCAATCGCCGGAAGCCCGCTGCAGGCCGCCGCAGCCGCTAG
- the alaS gene encoding alanine--tRNA ligase yields MKSQEITKRWVDFFVSKGHTAVPSASLVSSDPSLLFTVAGMVPFIPYLTAREEPPYSRATSVQKCIRTGDIEEVGKTARHGTFFQMCGNFSFGDYFKEDAIKFAWELLTKSVDDGGYGLAPERLWVTVYEEDDEAEELWLKNTGVPAERIQRMGKSDNYWSTGQPGPAGPCSEIYYDRGPAYGVEGGPIANETRYIEIWNLVFMQYQIENVRSKVDFDIVGELPKKNIDTGLGMERLAMILQGVENMYETDQVRPVIDKAAELSGKEYTSAETPDDPHHTDDVRMRVVADHIRSALMLISDGVTPSNEGRGYVLRRLIRRAVRSMRLLGVEEACLPQLLPASRDAMKGVYPIVETDFDRISRIAYAEEKAFLRTIASGTARLEDAVKESKAANQPLSGADAFTLHDTYGFPIDLTLEMAEEAGLKVDEAAFRSLMQEQRQRAQADAKGKKGGHADVSVFQDLLAQGETVFTGYTELEGESRIRGLLSAGRQVQQALTGDEIELVLAETPFYAEAGGQAADTGLITGDGFVVEVLDVQRPVKGLSVHKAIVREGEIGADSLVRAAVDRERRHAAEQAHTGTHIVHAALHQILGPEATQRGSFNKAGYLRFDFAWGEGLSTATRSEIEEVSNLAIRNNYAVETKIMGLAEAKAMGAMALFGENYGSEVRVVEIDGAWSRELCGGTHVANTSLIGSLSLLGEQSVGSGNRRVEAFVGMEAFRHLAAERALVTELTDLLKVPSGQLADRIATTLAKLKATEKELDRLRKEQLAAAAANLVNTAKDAAGVRVVAHDAGSVSGADDLRGLALDLRNRLGSEAAAVAVAGVANGRPLILVATNEAAREAGVKAGALVRVAAGVLGGGGGGKDDVAQGGGTDAGKVGAALDAVVDAISRR; encoded by the coding sequence ATGAAGTCGCAGGAGATCACAAAGCGCTGGGTGGACTTTTTTGTCAGCAAGGGCCACACAGCGGTTCCCTCCGCATCGCTGGTCTCCAGCGATCCCTCGCTGCTGTTCACGGTGGCCGGCATGGTCCCGTTCATTCCCTACCTCACCGCCCGTGAGGAACCGCCCTACTCCCGCGCCACCAGCGTGCAGAAGTGCATCCGCACCGGCGACATCGAGGAAGTGGGCAAGACCGCCCGCCACGGCACCTTCTTCCAGATGTGCGGCAACTTCTCCTTCGGCGACTACTTCAAGGAAGACGCCATCAAGTTCGCCTGGGAACTGCTCACCAAGAGCGTTGACGACGGCGGCTACGGACTTGCCCCCGAGCGTCTCTGGGTCACGGTCTACGAAGAGGACGACGAAGCCGAAGAGCTGTGGCTGAAAAACACCGGCGTCCCTGCGGAGCGCATCCAGCGGATGGGCAAGTCTGACAACTACTGGTCCACCGGACAGCCCGGCCCCGCCGGTCCCTGCTCGGAGATCTACTACGACCGCGGACCCGCCTACGGCGTGGAAGGCGGTCCCATCGCGAACGAGACCCGCTACATCGAGATCTGGAACCTGGTGTTCATGCAGTACCAGATCGAGAACGTCAGGTCGAAAGTCGACTTCGACATCGTGGGCGAGCTCCCCAAGAAGAACATCGACACCGGCCTGGGCATGGAACGCCTTGCCATGATCCTGCAGGGTGTCGAGAACATGTACGAGACCGACCAGGTCCGGCCGGTCATCGACAAGGCCGCGGAACTGTCCGGCAAGGAGTACACCTCCGCCGAAACCCCGGACGACCCCCACCACACCGACGACGTCCGCATGCGCGTGGTGGCCGACCACATCCGCTCGGCCCTGATGCTGATCTCCGACGGCGTCACCCCCTCCAACGAAGGCCGCGGCTACGTGCTGCGCCGCCTGATCCGCCGCGCCGTCCGTTCCATGCGCCTGCTCGGCGTTGAAGAAGCCTGCCTGCCCCAGCTGCTGCCGGCTTCCCGCGACGCGATGAAGGGCGTGTACCCCATCGTGGAGACTGACTTCGACCGGATCAGCCGCATCGCCTACGCCGAAGAAAAGGCATTCCTGCGCACCATCGCCTCCGGAACGGCCCGGCTTGAAGACGCGGTCAAGGAATCCAAGGCCGCCAACCAGCCGCTGTCCGGTGCCGACGCCTTCACCCTGCACGACACTTACGGTTTCCCCATCGACCTCACGCTCGAAATGGCCGAAGAGGCAGGGCTCAAGGTGGACGAGGCCGCATTCCGCAGCCTGATGCAGGAACAGCGCCAGCGCGCGCAGGCCGATGCCAAGGGCAAGAAGGGCGGCCACGCGGACGTCAGCGTCTTCCAGGACCTCCTGGCCCAGGGTGAGACGGTCTTCACGGGCTACACCGAGCTGGAAGGCGAGTCGCGGATCCGCGGCCTGCTCAGCGCCGGCCGCCAGGTCCAGCAGGCCCTCACCGGGGACGAGATCGAACTTGTGCTGGCCGAAACCCCGTTCTATGCCGAAGCCGGCGGCCAGGCTGCCGACACCGGCCTGATCACCGGCGACGGCTTCGTCGTCGAGGTCCTGGACGTCCAGCGCCCGGTGAAGGGCCTGAGCGTGCACAAGGCGATTGTCCGGGAAGGCGAGATCGGCGCTGATTCGCTGGTGCGCGCCGCCGTCGACCGTGAACGCCGCCACGCCGCCGAGCAGGCGCACACGGGCACTCACATCGTCCATGCCGCCCTGCACCAGATCCTTGGTCCTGAAGCGACCCAGCGTGGTTCCTTCAACAAGGCCGGCTACCTGCGCTTCGACTTCGCCTGGGGCGAAGGGCTGAGCACTGCAACCCGGTCCGAGATCGAAGAGGTCTCCAACCTGGCCATCCGCAACAACTATGCGGTGGAAACCAAGATCATGGGACTGGCCGAAGCAAAGGCCATGGGCGCCATGGCGCTGTTCGGCGAGAACTACGGCAGCGAAGTCCGGGTCGTGGAGATCGACGGCGCGTGGTCACGTGAGCTGTGTGGCGGCACCCACGTGGCCAACACCTCGCTGATCGGCAGCCTGTCCCTCCTGGGTGAGCAGTCCGTGGGTTCAGGCAACCGCCGCGTGGAGGCTTTCGTGGGCATGGAGGCCTTCCGCCACCTGGCCGCCGAACGCGCCCTGGTCACCGAACTGACCGACCTGCTGAAGGTTCCGTCCGGCCAGCTCGCGGACCGGATTGCCACCACCCTGGCCAAGCTGAAGGCCACCGAGAAGGAGCTGGACCGCCTGCGCAAGGAACAGTTGGCAGCAGCCGCCGCAAACCTGGTCAACACCGCCAAGGATGCCGCCGGCGTCCGGGTGGTGGCCCACGATGCGGGCTCCGTCAGCGGCGCGGATGACCTCCGCGGCCTGGCCCTGGACCTGCGCAACCGCCTCGGATCCGAAGCTGCTGCTGTAGCCGTCGCCGGCGTCGCCAATGGCCGTCCACTGATCCTGGTCGCCACCAACGAGGCAGCCAGGGAAGCCGGCGTCAAGGCCGGTGCCCTGGTCCGGGTCGCTGCCGGTGTGCTGGGCGGCGGCGGTGGCGGCAAAGATGACGTTGCCCAGGGCGGCGGCACGGACGCCGGCAAGGTCGGCGCCGCCCTGGACGCCGTCGTCGACGCCATCTCAAGGCGCTAA
- the ruvX gene encoding Holliday junction resolvase RuvX, with protein MTNPVAAGGYPQGVKLGVDVGTVRVGVAICDRDSILATPYKTLDRNAKKNSDVRVIAKLAEELGAVQVIVGLPRTMKGEEHASARMATDYALLLAAEFSSRGLAVPVNLVDERLSSVTAHRNLHEAGMSSRDHRKVVDQVAAAGILQHAIDMQKARGADVGSRVTAPSPSVDLGAGGVDEPVRAAPADTARFSDNGRQQ; from the coding sequence ATGACCAATCCTGTTGCTGCCGGCGGCTACCCCCAGGGCGTCAAACTGGGGGTGGACGTCGGCACCGTCCGGGTAGGGGTCGCCATTTGCGACCGTGATTCGATCCTTGCCACGCCCTACAAGACCCTCGACCGGAACGCGAAGAAGAACTCGGACGTCCGCGTCATCGCGAAACTGGCGGAGGAACTGGGGGCTGTGCAGGTTATCGTTGGCCTGCCCAGGACCATGAAGGGCGAGGAACACGCCTCAGCCAGGATGGCCACGGACTACGCGTTGCTGCTGGCTGCCGAGTTTTCCAGCCGCGGCCTGGCGGTCCCGGTCAACCTGGTTGACGAGCGCCTCAGCAGTGTCACGGCCCACCGGAACCTGCACGAAGCTGGCATGAGCAGCAGGGACCACCGTAAAGTAGTTGATCAGGTCGCGGCGGCGGGTATTCTTCAGCACGCCATCGACATGCAGAAAGCCAGGGGAGCGGATGTCGGCTCACGCGTGACAGCGCCATCCCCGTCCGTGGACCTGGGGGCCGGTGGGGTGGACGAACCAGTCCGCGCCGCCCCCGCAGACACGGCCCGATTTTCAGATAATGGAAGGCAACAGTGA